Proteins found in one Cricetulus griseus strain 17A/GY chromosome X, alternate assembly CriGri-PICRH-1.0, whole genome shotgun sequence genomic segment:
- the Foxo4 gene encoding forkhead box protein O4: MDPENKKSATEAAAIIDLDPDFEPQSRPRSCTWPLPRPELTTEPPEPSEVEPGLGQKVHSEGPSEPILLPSRLPEPAGGPQPGILGAVTGPRKGGSRRNAWGNQSYAELISQAIESAPEKRLTLAQIYEWMVRTVPYFKDKGDSNSSAGWKNSIRHNLSLHSKFIKVHNEATGKSSWWMLNPEGGKGGKAPRRRAASMDSSSKLLRGRSKGPKKKPSVLPAPPEGATPRSPLGHFAKWSSSPCPRNREEADLWTTFRPRSSSNASTVSTRLSPMGPESEVLAEEEMSASASSYSGGVPPTLSEDLELLDGLNLASPHSLLSRSSLSGFSLQHPGLAGPLHSYGASLFGPIDGPLSAGEGCYSSSQSLEALLTSDTPPPPADVLMTQVDPILSQAPTLLLLGGMPSSSKLATGVSLCPKPLEGPGPSNLVPTLSVMAPPPIMGGAPIPKVLGTPVLTSPTEATSHDRMPQDLDLDMYMENLECDMDNIISDLMDGGEGLDFNFEPDP, encoded by the exons ATGGATCCAGAGAATAAAAAGTCAGCCACAGAGGCTGCCGCGATCATAGACCTCGATCCCGACTTCGAACCCCAGAGCCGTCCGCGATCCTGCACCTGGCCCCTTCCTCGACCAGAGCTCACTACGGAGCCACCCGAACCGTCCGAGGTGGAGCCAGGTCTGGGACAGAAGGTACACTCGGAGGGACCCTCCGAACCCATCCTGTTGCCCTCTAGGCTCCCAGAGCCGGCAGGGGGCCCCCAGCCGGGAATCCTGGGGGCTGTAACAGGTCCTCGGAAGGGAGGCTCCCGCCGGAATGCCTGGGGAAATCAGTCGTATGCAGAACTCATCAGCCAGGCCATTGAAAGTGCCCCGGAGAAGCGGCTGACACTTGCCCAGATCTACGAATGGATGGTCCGCACGGTGCCCTACTTCAAGGACAAGGGTGACAGCAACAGCTCGGCGGGATGGAAA AATTCCATCCGTCACAACCTGTCCTTGCACAGCAAGTTCATCAAGGTTCACAACGAGGCCACTGGCAAGAGCTCTTGGTGGATGCTGAATCCCGAGGGTGGCAAGGGTGGCAAGGCACCCCGCCGCAGGGCTGCCTCCATGGATAGCAGCAGCAAGCTGCTCCGGGGCCGCAGCAAAGGCCCCAAGAAGAAACCATCTGTCCTGCCAGCTCCACCTGAAGGTGCCACTCCAAGGAGCCCTCTAGGCCACTTTGCCAAGTGGTCAAGCAGCCCTTGTCCTCGAAATCGGGAAGAAGCTGATCTGTGGACCACCTTCCGTCCACGAAGCAGTTCAAATGCTAGCACTGTCAGCACCCGGCTGTCCCCAATGGGGCCGGAGTCTGAGGTGCTAGCAGAAGAGGAAATGTCAGCCTCAGCCAGCAGCTACTCAGGGGGTGTCCCTCCCACCCTCAGTGAAGATCTAGAGCTGCTGGATGGGCTCAATCTTGCATCTCCCCATTCCCTGCTGTCTAGAAGCAGTCTCTCTGGCTTCTCTTTGCAACATCCTGGGCTTGCTGGCCCATTACATAGCTATGGTGCCTCCCTTTTTGGCCCAATAGATGGGCCTCTGTCAGCAGGAGAAGGGTGCTATTCAAGCTCCCAGTCTCTAGAGGCCTTGCTCACCTCTGATACACCACCACCTCCTGCTGATGTTCTCATGACCCAGGTAGATCCTATTCTGTCTCAGGCTCCCACACTTCTGTTACTGGGAGGAATGCCTTCCTCTAGCAAGCTGGCTACTGGAGTTAGCCTATGCCCTAAGCCGCTAGAGGGTCCAGGTCCCAGCAACCTGGTTCCCACCCTTTCTGTGATGGCTCCACCTCCCATCATGGGAGGTGCTCCGATCCCTAAGGTCCTGGGAACCCCTGTGCTCACATCTCCTACTGAAGCTACCAGCCATGACAGAATGCCTCAGGATCTAGATCTTGATATGTATATGGAGAACCTGGAGTGCGACATGGATAACATCATCAGTGACCTCATGGATGGCGGTGAGGGACTGGACTTCAACTTTGAGCCAG ATCCCTGA